GTACGCGGACCCCGAACGCGCGCGCCGCGAGCTACCGACACTCGCGATGCTGGGCGCTTCGCGCGCGACGCTCGACGAGCGCGCCGCGCGACTGGCCGCCGAGCTGTGCGCGCGCGTGCCGGGCCTCGAAACCCGAGTCGTGGCAGGGTTCGGCGAGGTCGGCGGCGGCTCGCTGCCCCTGCAGAAGTTGCCGGGGCCGGTGGTCGAAGTTCAGCATCCGACGCTCGAGGGTGGCGCGCTCGAGGGCCTCGCACGCCTCGCGGATCCGCCGGTCATCGGGATCGTGCGTGCGGGTCACTTTCGGCTCGATCCGCGAACGCTCGCAGAGGCCGAAGTCGCCACCGCCGCGATGGCCCTGGCTCGCGTCTGGAAGCCCGGTGGCGCGGATCGGGACAACGAAAAACCGATTGCCGCCGGCCCTTCCTCCAGCTAACTTCACACGCCTCAGGCACTCCGCAGCGCTCACGCGTCCCGCCCGAACAGGATGCTCAGGGCGGTGAATGATCTCCGAGCGAACGAACGGGTTCGACCCCCCGACTTCGCCGAGCCGAAGGGACAAGGATGTTTCTGCACAAGCTCGAAATCCAGGGCTTCAAGTCGTTCGTCGACCGCACCGAAGTGTTCTTCAGCGACGGCGTCACGGGTGTCATCGGTCCGAACGGCTGCGGCAAGACCAACGTCTCGGACGCGATCCGCTGGGTGCTCGGCGAGCAGAGCGCCAAGCTGCTGCGTGGCGACACCATGGAAGACGTGATCTTCAACGGTGCCCCGAGTCGCAAGCCGCTCGGCATGGCCGAGGTGCACCTCACGTTCAAGAACGATCGCGGTCTGCTGCCGACCGAGTTCGCCGAGGTCACCGTCTCGCGCCGGGTGTTCCGTTCCGGGCTCTCGGAGTACTTCCTCAACAAGACACCGTGCCGCCTCAAGGATATCCGCGACCTGTTCTTCGACACCGGCATGGGCAGCCACGCCTACTCGGTGATCGAGCGCCAGATGGTGGACCAGGTGCTGTCCGACAACTCGGGACACCGCCGCTTCCTGTTCGAGGAGGCCTCGGGCATCACCAAGTACAAGGCGCGCAAGCGCGAGACGCTGCAGAAGCTCGACGCGACCGAATCCGATCTCACGCGTCTCAACGACATCGTGTTCGAGATCGAGCGCGAGCTGCGCTCGCTGGCCCGCCAGGTCGGCAAGGCGCGCCGCTTCGCGCGGCTGCGCGACGAGATCCAGGCGCTCGATCTGACGTTGACCGCGGGACGGGTCGCGGAGCTTCGCACCCGTGAGAAGGAGCTGGCCGAGCAGTGGCAGGAAGAGGCGGTGCGCCGCGAGGGCGTCACGGTCGAGGTCGATCTGCTCGAAGTGCGACTGAACGATCAGCGACTCACGCTGCTCGAGCTGGAGCGCGAGCTGTCGACCGCGCAGGCGGGCCTGCGGGACCGTGAAGACGCGCGGGGCCAGGCCGAGCACCAGATCGTGCTGCTGCGCGAGCGGGTCGCAGGTCTGCTGCGTCGCGCCGAGGAAGCCGCCGAAGAAGCGGCTCGCATGCGCGAGCGCCTCGCGGAGGTGCAGACGCGCGAACGCGAAGCCGAAGCGAAGCTCGCGGAATGCCGCGCCTCGCTCGGCGGCGCGCAGAGCGACGCGGATGCCTCCGAGCAGGCGCTGCAGGCCGTCGACGGCGAGCTGCGCGAGCGCCGTCACGTCGCGCAGGATCATCGGCAGCTGTCGCTCGACCTGTTCTCGGCCGAAGCCGAGAAGCGTGCGGCCTGCGATCGGGTTCGCGAACGAATGGCCGCACTCGCGGAGCGCCGCGAGAGTGCCGAACGCCGCGTGGCGGAACTCGGCGCACGGCTCGAGGAGCTGGATCGCGTCGCGACCAGCGGGGAGGCGCGCCGCGTTGCACTGGCGGCGGACCTCGACGAGTCCAAGCGCATGCTGCTCGAGCTCGAGGCCGCGATCGCCGCGGCGAGCCACTCGGTCGGCAGCGCTGACGAGTCGCTGTCGCAATTGCGTCAGGATGCCGCCGCGGCCGAATCGCGACTCGAAACGCTGCTCGAGCTCAAGCGCGGCCTCGATGGCGTCTCCGAGGGCGCTCGCGTGCTGCTGTCGTCCGACGATCGCATTGCGGGTCTGGTCGGGCTGGTGGCCGACGTGCTCGAGGTGCCGTCGCGGTTCCTCGAAGCGCTCGAAGCCTCGCTCGGCGAGGCGTCGGCGTTCGTACTGGCCGAGGACCGCGATGCGCTCGATGCTTCGCTCGAGCGTCTGCGAGTGCTCGAGAGCGGGCGCGCGACACTGGTGGATCTGAGCGCACTGACGACCGGAACGCTCACCGCGCTGCCGGACGGTCCGGGTGTGGTCGGGCGCGCCTCCGAACTGGTGCGCTGCGACGCCCGCTTCCGCCCGCTCGTGGATCGGTTGCTCGGAGCCGTGGTGGTCGTCGAGGATCGAGCCGCCGCAGCGCGACTCGCGGTTCAATCCGAAGGGGGCTTGCGGTTCGTGAGCCTCGACGGCGAGGTGTGGGAGCGCGGACGCGTGCGCGCG
The nucleotide sequence above comes from Candidatus Eisenbacteria bacterium. Encoded proteins:
- a CDS encoding L-seryl-tRNA(Sec) selenium transferase, whose amino-acid sequence is YADPERARRELPTLAMLGASRATLDERAARLAAELCARVPGLETRVVAGFGEVGGGSLPLQKLPGPVVEVQHPTLEGGALEGLARLADPPVIGIVRAGHFRLDPRTLAEAEVATAAMALARVWKPGGADRDNEKPIAAGPSSS
- the smc gene encoding chromosome segregation protein SMC, translated to MFLHKLEIQGFKSFVDRTEVFFSDGVTGVIGPNGCGKTNVSDAIRWVLGEQSAKLLRGDTMEDVIFNGAPSRKPLGMAEVHLTFKNDRGLLPTEFAEVTVSRRVFRSGLSEYFLNKTPCRLKDIRDLFFDTGMGSHAYSVIERQMVDQVLSDNSGHRRFLFEEASGITKYKARKRETLQKLDATESDLTRLNDIVFEIERELRSLARQVGKARRFARLRDEIQALDLTLTAGRVAELRTREKELAEQWQEEAVRREGVTVEVDLLEVRLNDQRLTLLELERELSTAQAGLRDREDARGQAEHQIVLLRERVAGLLRRAEEAAEEAARMRERLAEVQTREREAEAKLAECRASLGGAQSDADASEQALQAVDGELRERRHVAQDHRQLSLDLFSAEAEKRAACDRVRERMAALAERRESAERRVAELGARLEELDRVATSGEARRVALAADLDESKRMLLELEAAIAAASHSVGSADESLSQLRQDAAAAESRLETLLELKRGLDGVSEGARVLLSSDDRIAGLVGLVADVLEVPSRFLEALEASLGEASAFVLAEDRDALDASLERLRVLESGRATLVDLSALTTGTLTALPDGPGVVGRASELVRCDARFRPLVDRLLGAVVVVEDRAAAARLAVQSEGGLRFVSLDGEVWERGRVRAGSRLSTGLLHREMEIRELSGRLADLRLAVEAQGRERASHDAARNAAIAARATAVSDVDARREALERAARDLDATARDRQWTEQETRERRDEIAAFAIEIEGLDRAQVRAEADLGEFQQQLEKARLEVADLDGVVVELEGRRDEASARAQAARERLLALAREQGEWEAQWGRAEQTRRELESGLGGRAEEEAQSRARIVEIEAQVTGIEAGLAGLLESESTQRARVTELQGRFVALKEELQSGDDAARHKRFAQTELAELLHQIELDRLQSRAELERTFERLRTEYRMDPEQWNPEPAAEGFDAAQAQTQLEELRGRFGALGPVNLLALEDYTTRKDRHEFLTVQRADLVSAREQLLEAIQKINTTASDLFRDTFEKVQGHFRDIFKTLFEGGDAELRALGEDPLECEIEIVAKPRGKHLQSVTLMSGGERALTAIALLFAIYLVKPSPFCLLDEVDAPLDDANVDRFLRMLRRFANRTQFVIITHNKKTMEAADVLYGVTMQELGLSKLVSVRFDGVESADPSLAPRELVESAAG